TCCCACTTCCAAACGAGCCAACGGTATAGCGCTATGCCCTAAAGCCCTCAAAGGAACCATGGGTGCAGCCGTACAGGACTGGAGGTAGTTCGCAAATGTCTCGCCTCCTtcctcgccgccgccacctctcctcctccgcctctacTGCCTCTCTCAGTGAACTCGCCTCcctcctcgccgccggccgCTTCCACCGCGCCGTCGACCTCGCCAAATACCTCCTCTCCTCCCATCCCCCCGCCGTCAGCGTCCCCGACCTCTACCACGCCCTCGCCGCCACAGCCGACACCCAGGACGACCTGCGGGCGCCCCCCCATTCCTTCCTCTGCGACGCGGCCTCCGCCCTCGTTGTCGCCTCCGCGCGTCTGTGCCAACCCGACGGCGCGCTCCGCCTGCTCTCCCTCCTCGCCAGCGCGGGCGACGGCGCCTGTGCCGGTTCGGTGCGCTCGCCGCTGCCGTCCCTATCGTCCTGCAACCTCCTCCTCGAGTCCCTCCTATCCGTAGGCCGCCACGCCGATGTGCGCGCCGCGTTCGGCCTCCTCGTGGCGGCCGGGGCGCGCCCGGACACCTTCGCGTGGAACAAGGCCGTCCAGGCCTGCGTTGCGGCGGGCGACCTCGATGAGGCACTCGCCATGCTGCGGCGGATGGGCCGTAGCGAAGGCGCCCCTCCTCCCGACGCGTTCTCGTACAACGTGGTCATTGCAGGGTTGTGGAGGTCAGGGAAGGGCAGCGACGCCCTCAAGGTGTTCGATGAAATGGTGGACAGGGGAGTCGCGCCTAACCAGATCACCTACAACACGATGATTGATGGGCATGTCAAGGGTGGGGACCTGGAGGCTGGTTTCAGACTGCGGGATCAAATGCTACAAGATGGCCGGAAGCCAAATGTTGTCACTTACAATGTGCTGCTATCAGGGCTGTGCCGTGCTGGCAGGATGGATGAGACGAGAGCCCTGATGGATGAGATGACATCATATAGCATGTTGCCAGATGGTTTCACATATAGCATATTGTTTGATGGCCTCACACGAACTGGAGATTCACGGACCATGCTTTCTTTGTTTGGAGAGTCTTTGAAGAAGGGTGTTATCATTGGAGCATACACttgcagtatcttgctcaatgGCCTATGCAAGGATGGGAAGGTCGCAAAGGCAGAACAGGTGTTGGAGATGTTGGTACACACAGGattggtcccaacaacagcaatcTACAACACTCTAATAAATGGCTATTGTCAGGTTCGTGACCTCCAAGGGGCCTTCTCCATCTTTGAGCAGATGAAATCACGTCATATTAGGCCAGATCACATCACCTACAATGCACTCATAAATGGTTTGTGTAAGATGGAAATGATCACCGAAGCAGAGGATTtggtgatggagatggagaagAGCGGAGTGGATCCAAGTGTGGAGACTTTCAATACACTGATTGACGCTTATGGGAGGGCTGGGCAACTTGAAAAGTGTTTCACTGTTCTGTCTGATATGCAAGACAAGGGGATAAAGTCAAATGTTATCTCTTTTGGTTCGGTTGTCAAGGCTTTTTGCAAGAACGGAAAAATCCCAGAAGCTGTAGCTATCTTGGATGATATGATACACAAAGATGTTGTACCAAATGCACAGGTGTACAACTCAATCATCGATGCTTATATAGAGTCAGGTGGCACTGAGCAGGCTTTCCTTCTGGTTGAGAAGATGAAAAGTAGTGGAGTATCTGCAAGTatatttacctataatttgctgCTAAAAGGTCTTTGCAAAAATTCGCAAATAGATGAAGCTGAAGAATTGATTTACAACTTAACAAATCAAGGGCTGAGACCTGACGTTGTTAGCTACAATACTATAATATCAGCATGCTGCAACAAGGGCGATACTGATAGAGCATTGGAGCTTCTCCAAGAAATGCACAAGTATGATATCAGACCTACACTGAGAACATACCATCCACTTCTTAGTGCATTAGGTAGTGCAGGGAGAGTTCATGATATGGAATGCCTGTATCAGCATATGGTGCACAAGAATGTTGAACCTAGCAGTAGCATATATGGCACGAGATGTGAAAATGAATCAAAGGTAGCATCTCTGAAGAAGGAAATGTCAGAGAAAGGAATAGCCTTTGATGACACGGAAAGAACTAACCTTGAGCTAGATAGGATAATAGCAAGTCCAATTTGATTGCATTGTCTTGAAATGAAAAAGGCTGGAAGGTTGCCTGTTATGTTAATATCAAAAACAAATTTTCAGATTTGAGTTCAATTGTACAGACATGAAACAGAAATGGCAATATGCGGGTCTAAAGATGCTAGCTGCTAAATGTTAGGTATAATTTGCTTGAACTTTTTACTCCTGCCAAGAACTGTGTCATTGGGTTCTTCTTTAATCTGCCCTAGCAGTGTGGTTGGGTCAAATTTTCTTATTGCTGTGTTTTGAAAAACTTGGGTGCCATGCTCCTTCAGAGGGCATTATTTGAAAAGTTTATTGTTGCACATCAAGGGAATAATTGTATAGTTGACCAATTTTTCTTTACCTCAGTGTGGTTCTCTAATTTACTCCATTGTATGCAATTCATGGTGCTTCATGCTTTTGCCTATATACTTATCAGCACTATCTTTTGTTTGCTATGATCCAACAAAATATGATGTTTCCTTTACTGGTGAAGTGTTCAAACACTTATAGGATTGGCTACTAGTTGGTATCATATTTTGATGAAAGCACTGCTACTATTTTAGGTGAAACTGAATGGTCGAAAAGTGTAAGGTGTTAAAACTGATGCTACTTCAAGTTTACTGGTTTTTCCTTTTCCTGGGAAAACAATTTATATTAGTTTCAATTTAATTTCATATGTCTCCAAGGATGTATGTTCATATCTTTGTTTGACTGATACTTGAAGGTAAAAAATATCCTTTGCTATTATGGCACTTGCTCATTGCTCGACTTATTGGTTTGGATCTCTGAAGTGCTTGAAAATCAGGAGTATCTGCCATGTAGTGTTGCTATGTCATATTTGATTCCTCGTGTGTTTTGTTAATGGCTATATGCTAGTTATTATACTTGGATCctacttttccttttgcatctcaGTACATGTATCTACATTATTTTTTGTCCAAAGAAAATCATATATTTTTATCCAGAACCTGATAAATATGTGTATTCATTTCACTGAAATTTCTTGAGCACTAATATTGATTCAGGATTCAGGAAAGAAATTTCCTGTCCACAAGTTAAGATGCAGTACATCTCAAGATCAGCTTACCACTATTTCTTGATTGGTCTTGGACCCTTGGAAGATACATTTTCCTAGGAGTTATTGCCTCATTAAATGTGTGCCATTTACTGCCAGAGAACCTTTTTGCCTTTTGTGGAAGCTGGACTATTTATTTGCTCCTTAGACTTAAGGCCCTCTTGCCAGAGAactttcttaggccttgtttagttccgaaaagtgaaaacttttcggaactgtagcaccttcgtttgtttgtgacaaatattatccaatcatggactaactaggatcaaaatatttgtctcgtgatttccagctaa
This window of the Sorghum bicolor cultivar BTx623 chromosome 7, Sorghum_bicolor_NCBIv3, whole genome shotgun sequence genome carries:
- the LOC8070061 gene encoding pentatricopeptide repeat-containing protein At5g12100, mitochondrial, translated to MSRLLPRRRHLSSSASTASLSELASLLAAGRFHRAVDLAKYLLSSHPPAVSVPDLYHALAATADTQDDLRAPPHSFLCDAASALVVASARLCQPDGALRLLSLLASAGDGACAGSVRSPLPSLSSCNLLLESLLSVGRHADVRAAFGLLVAAGARPDTFAWNKAVQACVAAGDLDEALAMLRRMGRSEGAPPPDAFSYNVVIAGLWRSGKGSDALKVFDEMVDRGVAPNQITYNTMIDGHVKGGDLEAGFRLRDQMLQDGRKPNVVTYNVLLSGLCRAGRMDETRALMDEMTSYSMLPDGFTYSILFDGLTRTGDSRTMLSLFGESLKKGVIIGAYTCSILLNGLCKDGKVAKAEQVLEMLVHTGLVPTTAIYNTLINGYCQVRDLQGAFSIFEQMKSRHIRPDHITYNALINGLCKMEMITEAEDLVMEMEKSGVDPSVETFNTLIDAYGRAGQLEKCFTVLSDMQDKGIKSNVISFGSVVKAFCKNGKIPEAVAILDDMIHKDVVPNAQVYNSIIDAYIESGGTEQAFLLVEKMKSSGVSASIFTYNLLLKGLCKNSQIDEAEELIYNLTNQGLRPDVVSYNTIISACCNKGDTDRALELLQEMHKYDIRPTLRTYHPLLSALGSAGRVHDMECLYQHMVHKNVEPSSSIYGTRCENESKVASLKKEMSEKGIAFDDTERTNLELDRIIASPI